One Elgaria multicarinata webbii isolate HBS135686 ecotype San Diego chromosome 7, rElgMul1.1.pri, whole genome shotgun sequence DNA window includes the following coding sequences:
- the TNFRSF11B gene encoding tumor necrosis factor receptor superfamily member 11B, which produces MNKFLCCTLVLLGISVKWTVQVIPRTYLHYDRMTGRQLTCDECPPATYVKRHCTTSSKTECAPCPDQHYSDDWNSDDECYYCDVVCKELQFVVVECSNTTNRYCECIEGRYLDLEFCARHTVCPPGFGVVQQGTPERDTVCQRCPAGYFSSERSSKEACRPHTDCSALNLKMVWKGDATRDNMCRGERNHRSEQQCEIDVTLCEEAFFRFGVPTKLSPNWLETLKDSLPGEKVNAETLESIKQRDSPQEQTFQLLKLWKQQNKDHDMVKNIIQGINHCENTVLKHIGHLNITFEQLNVLMENLPGKKVGKEETEPIVRMCKPTEQIFKLLNLWRVKNRDQDTIKGLMYGLKHLKTYHFPKTTIQGLRKVVKFLHSLHKLYQKLFFEILGNQSHLVKARRG; this is translated from the exons TTGCTGGGCATCTCTGTGAAATGGACTGTCCAGGTGATTCCTCGCACGTACCTCCATTATGACCGTATGACCGGCCGTCAGCTGACGTGTGACGAATGCCCACCTGCAACGTACGTCAAACGGCATTGCACGACTTCTTCAAAGACTGAGTGTGCCCCCTGTCCCGATCAGCACTATTCAGATGACTGGAACAGTGATGATGAGTGCTATTATTGCGACGTGGTGTGCAAGGAGCTGCAGTTTGTGGTAGTTGAATGCAGCAACACCACGAACCGGTACTGTGAGTGCATCGAGGGGAGGTACCTTGACCTGGAATTCTGCGCAAGGCACACAGTGTGCCCTCCTGGGTTTGGCGTGGTTCAGCAAG GTACCCCTGAAAGAGACACAGTTTGTCAGCGTTGCCCAGCAGGCTATTTCTCCAGTGAAAGGTCATCCAAAGAAGCTTGTCGACCCCACACCGACTGCAGTGCACTCAATCTCAAAATGGTGTGGAAGGGAGATGCCACGAGGGACAACATGTGCCGCGGAGAAAGAAACCACAGATCAGAACAGCAGTGTGAAATCG atgTAACCCTATGTGAGGAAGCATTCTTCAGATTTGGCGTTCCCACAAAGCTTTCACCCAACTGGTTGGAAACTCTAAAGGACAGCCTCCCCGGTGAAAAAGTCAATGCGGAAACCCTAGAAAGCATTAAACAAAGGGACAGCCCTCAGGAACAGACCTTTCAGCTACTGAAATTATGGAAGCAGCAGAACAAAGACCACGATATGGTCAAGAACATTATACAAG GCATCAATCATTGTGAAAATACTGTCTTGAAACACATTGGCCATCTCAATATCACCTTTGAGCAGCTCAATGTCTTGATGGAAAATTTACCTGGAAAGAAAGTGGGGAAAGAAGAAACAGAGCCTATTGTGAGGATGTGCAAACCTACAGAACAGATCTTCAAGCTCCTCAACTTGTGGAGAGTAAAAAACAGAGACCAAGATACCATCAAGGGCCTGATGTATGGGTTGAAGCATTTGAAAACATACCATTTCCCCAAGACAACGATCCAAGGCCTCCGGAAAGTGGTCAAGTTTCTCCACAGCCTGCACAAATTATATCAGAAGCTTTTCTTCGAAATTCTAGGAAATCAGAGCCATTTGGTAAAAGCGAGACGTGGGTAG